One window of Kosakonia cowanii JCM 10956 = DSM 18146 genomic DNA carries:
- a CDS encoding GGDEF domain-containing protein, with amino-acid sequence MTSQTWQSLCNKRYRLSLRLFLLLNAISALFSMLVPLYNLHAVTVPVCAIFTLSAVLPAWHKFYPRSKINITLISLLFGCLWAWHVVLKAKLIGDDASAYLLIALLSVLFIGTIAFSNNVIAFLLHSLPLFVTSLWLNESESCMRLIYSFSLPVIGIAIQHAIQKRNDSFARALMQRLMQERKTLNDLSMLDPLTGLYNRRGLQHKLDNLLAVDDSSRFVLLLDIDHFKAYNDHYGHMMGDQALIRVSAALRDAVRSRDIVARFGGEEFMILLNNIDQDQARMAAEHIRQRVYDLKIPHMFNESVATNVTVSIGIAPLQNNDIDAALTQADKALYEAKHLGRNSILVSGDLQLA; translated from the coding sequence TGTCCCTACGTCTCTTTTTACTGCTCAACGCCATTTCAGCACTCTTTTCTATGCTGGTGCCGCTCTATAATCTGCACGCCGTGACCGTGCCGGTTTGCGCGATCTTCACGCTCAGCGCGGTGTTACCCGCGTGGCACAAATTTTACCCCAGAAGCAAAATCAACATCACACTGATCTCACTCCTGTTTGGCTGCCTTTGGGCGTGGCATGTGGTTCTTAAAGCGAAACTGATAGGGGATGATGCTTCGGCCTATCTGTTAATCGCGCTGCTCAGCGTTCTGTTTATCGGCACTATCGCTTTCTCCAATAATGTCATCGCCTTCCTTCTCCACTCTCTGCCGCTTTTTGTAACCAGCTTATGGCTGAATGAGTCTGAGAGCTGCATGCGCCTCATCTATAGCTTCTCTCTACCCGTTATTGGGATTGCCATTCAGCATGCAATTCAGAAGCGTAACGATAGTTTTGCCCGCGCCCTGATGCAGCGGTTGATGCAGGAGCGCAAAACCCTTAACGACCTGAGCATGCTCGACCCGCTCACCGGTCTCTATAACCGCCGCGGATTGCAGCATAAACTCGATAACCTGCTTGCCGTCGATGACAGCAGCCGTTTTGTTCTGCTACTGGATATCGATCACTTCAAAGCCTATAACGACCATTATGGGCACATGATGGGCGACCAGGCGCTTATCCGCGTCTCTGCTGCGCTGCGCGACGCAGTGCGCTCGCGGGACATTGTGGCGCGCTTCGGTGGCGAAGAGTTTATGATTTTGTTGAATAACATCGACCAGGATCAGGCGCGGATGGCCGCAGAGCATATCCGCCAGCGGGTTTACGATCTGAAGATCCCGCATATGTTTAATGAAAGCGTCGCCACTAATGTCACCGTCAGTATCGGCATTGCGCCGTTGCAGAATAACGATATTGATGCCGCGCTGACGCAGGCGGATAAAGCGCTGTATGAAGCCAAGCATTTAGGCCGCAACAGTATTCTGGTCAGCGGAGACTTACAGCTCGCCTGA
- the fhuF gene encoding siderophore-iron reductase FhuF, translating into MAYRTASITQQVIWQSPLHDERDSLATAMRDAIASTRAHLLDFLRLNEDVPHHAMTLAEWSRPTALSSLIATYSDHIYRNNPTEPRESKPLLSLWAQWYLGLMVPPLLLTLLTQKSALDLDPDNFHVEFHESGRAACFWIDVQQDHSLTLKNDAERIAALVTHTIQPVIKALEATGDINGKLIWSNTGYLINWYLGEMMPLIGEARLAALRQICFFEKAFADGSDNPLWRTVVLRDGALVRRTCCQRYRLPDVQQCGDCTLK; encoded by the coding sequence ATGGCATACCGTACCGCATCGATTACGCAACAAGTTATCTGGCAAAGCCCGCTTCATGACGAGCGCGACTCGCTGGCGACTGCCATGCGGGATGCGATTGCCAGCACGCGGGCCCATCTGCTCGATTTCCTGCGCCTTAATGAAGATGTCCCCCATCATGCAATGACGCTGGCGGAGTGGTCGCGCCCAACGGCGCTAAGCTCGCTTATTGCCACCTACTCCGATCATATTTACCGTAACAACCCCACAGAGCCACGTGAAAGCAAACCGCTGCTCTCGCTGTGGGCGCAATGGTATCTCGGGCTGATGGTGCCGCCGCTGTTGCTGACGCTGTTAACGCAAAAGAGCGCGCTGGATTTAGACCCCGATAACTTCCACGTTGAATTTCACGAAAGCGGGCGCGCTGCCTGCTTCTGGATCGATGTTCAGCAGGATCACAGCCTGACGCTGAAAAATGATGCTGAACGTATTGCCGCCCTGGTCACCCATACCATCCAGCCGGTAATAAAGGCACTGGAGGCGACGGGCGACATCAATGGCAAACTTATCTGGAGCAACACCGGTTACCTGATTAACTGGTATCTGGGCGAAATGATGCCGCTTATCGGCGAAGCCCGGCTGGCCGCCCTGCGCCAGATCTGCTTTTTCGAAAAAGCGTTTGCTGACGGCAGCGACAACCCGCTATGGCGCACGGTCGTGCTGCGCGACGGCGCGCTGGTTCGTCGGACATGCTGCCAGCGCTATCGCCTGCCGGATGTTCAGCAGTGTGGCGATTGCACGCTGAAATAG
- a CDS encoding PTS sugar transporter subunit IIC → MSANHAAFNLIFRFIENYVSPIAGRISSQRHVMAIRDGFISAMPFMIVGSFLLVFAYPPFSPDTTWGFARGWLDLAKQYEGRILTPFDMTMGIMSIYICAAIAYNLGKHYAKTYQLDPFMCAMLSLMAFLLVAAPKTSGTLPVDSLGGTGIFTAILVAIYCVEMMRFLKAHNIGIRLPDQVPPMIKNSFDLLIPVLVVVLTLYPLSLLIQSQFNMLIPQAIMALFKPLVSAADSLPAILLAVIIGHLLWFAGIHGAAIVSGMLQMFWLTNLGINQSALAQSAPLPHIFMEAFWTFFIVIGGSGATMGLVFCYLRSRSVHLRSIGRLSVVPSLFNINEPVIFGTPIVMNPVFFIPFLLAPTLNAIIAWAVMKMDLIGRVISVVPWTAPAPIGAAWALGWDFRAAVLVLLLAAISAVIYYPFFKVYEKQLLEQEAEEARRAEEENRQVA, encoded by the coding sequence ATGTCTGCTAACCATGCTGCGTTTAACCTTATCTTTCGGTTTATTGAAAACTATGTCAGCCCGATAGCCGGGCGTATCTCTTCCCAGCGCCACGTTATGGCCATCCGCGACGGCTTTATCTCCGCGATGCCCTTTATGATTGTCGGTTCGTTTTTACTGGTATTTGCTTACCCCCCTTTTTCGCCTGATACCACGTGGGGTTTTGCCCGCGGCTGGCTGGATCTGGCGAAGCAGTATGAAGGGCGGATCCTTACGCCGTTTGATATGACGATGGGGATCATGTCGATCTACATTTGCGCCGCTATCGCCTACAACCTCGGCAAGCACTACGCGAAGACATATCAGCTTGATCCCTTTATGTGCGCGATGCTCTCGCTGATGGCGTTTTTACTGGTTGCCGCGCCGAAAACCAGCGGCACGCTACCGGTGGATAGCCTTGGCGGCACCGGGATTTTCACCGCCATCCTTGTGGCAATCTACTGCGTGGAGATGATGCGTTTTCTGAAGGCGCACAACATTGGCATCCGCTTGCCGGACCAGGTGCCGCCGATGATTAAGAACTCCTTCGATCTGCTGATCCCGGTGCTGGTGGTGGTACTGACGCTCTATCCGCTCAGCCTGCTGATTCAGTCCCAGTTCAATATGCTCATCCCGCAGGCGATCATGGCGCTGTTTAAACCGCTGGTGTCGGCGGCAGACTCTCTGCCTGCGATCCTGCTGGCGGTGATCATTGGTCATCTGCTCTGGTTTGCCGGTATCCACGGCGCAGCCATTGTCTCCGGCATGCTGCAGATGTTCTGGCTGACCAACCTGGGTATCAACCAGAGCGCTCTGGCGCAAAGCGCGCCGCTGCCGCACATCTTTATGGAGGCGTTCTGGACCTTCTTTATTGTGATTGGCGGGTCGGGCGCAACCATGGGGCTGGTGTTCTGCTACCTGCGTAGCCGCTCGGTCCATCTACGATCGATTGGCCGTCTCAGCGTTGTGCCAAGTCTGTTTAACATTAATGAGCCGGTGATTTTCGGCACACCGATTGTGATGAACCCGGTGTTCTTTATCCCCTTCCTGCTGGCACCGACGCTCAACGCAATTATTGCCTGGGCGGTGATGAAGATGGATCTGATTGGCCGCGTGATTTCGGTTGTACCGTGGACCGCGCCCGCGCCGATTGGTGCCGCGTGGGCATTAGGCTGGGACTTCCGCGCTGCCGTGCTGGTTCTGCTCCTCGCCGCGATCTCGGCGGTTATCTACTACCCCTTCTTCAAGGTGTATGAGAAGCAGCTGCTGGAGCAGGAGGCGGAAGAGGCGCGTCGCGCAGAAGAGGAAAATCGGCAGGTTGCCTGA